One window of the Anomalospiza imberbis isolate Cuckoo-Finch-1a 21T00152 chromosome 12, ASM3175350v1, whole genome shotgun sequence genome contains the following:
- the PDCD5 gene encoding programmed cell death protein 5 isoform X1, with amino-acid sequence MADEELEALRQRRLGEIRAEHGDPSADPSQQEAKQREAEIRNTILAQVLDQAARARLSNLALVKPDKAKAVENYLIQMARFGQLAGKVSEQGLIEILEKVSQQTEKKTTVKFNRRKVLDSDEEDDY; translated from the exons ATGGCGGACGAGGAGCTGGAGGCGCTGCGGCAGCGGCGGCTGGGCGAGATCCGGGCCGAGCACGGG GATCCTTCCGCTGATCCGTCACAACAGGAAGCAAAGCAGAG ggaagcAGAGATAAGAAATACTATTTTAGCTCAAGTTCTTGATCAAGCAGCTCGTGCAAGAT TAAGCAATTTAGCACTTGTGAAGCCAGACAAAGCAAAAGCAGTAGAGAATTATCTTATACAGATGGCAAGATTTGGACAGCTAGCTGGAAAG GTATCAGAACAAGGTTTGATAGAAATTCTTGAAAAAGTGAGTcagcaaacagaaaagaaaacaacagtgAAG TTCAACAGAAGGAAAGTATTGGATTCTGACGAAGAGGATGATTATTAA
- the PDCD5 gene encoding programmed cell death protein 5 isoform X3, protein MADEELEALRQRRLGEIRAEHGDPSADPSQQEAKQREAEIRNTILAQVLDQAARARLSNLALVKPDKAKAVENYLIQMARFGQLAGKVSEQGLIEILEKVSQQTEKKTTVKVSFLS, encoded by the exons ATGGCGGACGAGGAGCTGGAGGCGCTGCGGCAGCGGCGGCTGGGCGAGATCCGGGCCGAGCACGGG GATCCTTCCGCTGATCCGTCACAACAGGAAGCAAAGCAGAG ggaagcAGAGATAAGAAATACTATTTTAGCTCAAGTTCTTGATCAAGCAGCTCGTGCAAGAT TAAGCAATTTAGCACTTGTGAAGCCAGACAAAGCAAAAGCAGTAGAGAATTATCTTATACAGATGGCAAGATTTGGACAGCTAGCTGGAAAG GTATCAGAACAAGGTTTGATAGAAATTCTTGAAAAAGTGAGTcagcaaacagaaaagaaaacaacagtgAAGGTGAGTTTTCTTTCCTAG
- the PDCD5 gene encoding programmed cell death protein 5 isoform X2, which produces MADEELEALRQRRLGEIRAEHGDPSADPSQQEAKQREAEIRNTILAQVLDQAARARLSNLALVKPDKAKAVENYLIQMARFGQLAGKVSEQGLIEILEKVSQQTEKKTTVKIIFLLI; this is translated from the exons ATGGCGGACGAGGAGCTGGAGGCGCTGCGGCAGCGGCGGCTGGGCGAGATCCGGGCCGAGCACGGG GATCCTTCCGCTGATCCGTCACAACAGGAAGCAAAGCAGAG ggaagcAGAGATAAGAAATACTATTTTAGCTCAAGTTCTTGATCAAGCAGCTCGTGCAAGAT TAAGCAATTTAGCACTTGTGAAGCCAGACAAAGCAAAAGCAGTAGAGAATTATCTTATACAGATGGCAAGATTTGGACAGCTAGCTGGAAAG GTATCAGAACAAGGTTTGATAGAAATTCTTGAAAAAGTGAGTcagcaaacagaaaagaaaacaacagtgAAG